From a single Pseudomonas triticicola genomic region:
- a CDS encoding universal stress protein, protein MFRLKRILLIAPAEMTRTPAFDRAQALARASGALLHIVAFDHVQSLALAGLIDHDAMAQAREGYLQMHRQWLEQQVRFQRGAGVQVSTEVVWAKATPAHVLEYINDFHVDLVIKDAHHVSALNQTFHQPLDWLLIRDCPACLHLVTEAAHPKPLKILAAIDLSHLEDLTQGLNDRILRVASTLAAKCNASLHLLNVSNWSVVGDAAMSVPNLSLDHSLCDAINDTQQEAFDTLAERYGLDEEHSHLLSGVPYRVIEDFARQNAFDLLVLGICHHQALDGFIGGTAECLMNRAPCSLLMVKAMPATA, encoded by the coding sequence ATGTTCAGGCTCAAACGCATTCTGTTGATCGCACCTGCCGAAATGACCCGCACCCCGGCGTTTGATCGCGCCCAGGCGCTGGCTCGGGCCAGTGGCGCGTTGCTGCACATCGTGGCGTTCGATCATGTCCAGTCCCTGGCGTTGGCCGGCCTGATCGACCACGACGCCATGGCGCAAGCGCGTGAAGGTTACCTGCAGATGCATCGCCAGTGGCTGGAACAGCAGGTCCGGTTTCAACGTGGCGCCGGCGTGCAAGTCAGCACCGAAGTGGTCTGGGCCAAGGCCACGCCGGCGCATGTGCTTGAGTACATCAATGACTTTCATGTCGATCTGGTGATCAAGGATGCTCACCATGTTTCAGCGCTCAATCAAACGTTTCACCAGCCGTTGGACTGGCTATTAATACGAGATTGTCCCGCCTGCCTGCATCTGGTCACCGAGGCCGCACATCCGAAACCCTTGAAGATACTGGCGGCCATTGACCTGTCGCATCTCGAGGATCTGACCCAAGGGCTCAATGACCGGATACTTCGCGTTGCATCGACATTGGCAGCTAAATGCAATGCGTCGCTGCACTTGTTGAACGTGAGCAATTGGTCAGTGGTGGGTGATGCGGCGATGAGCGTGCCGAACTTGAGCCTGGACCACAGCTTGTGCGATGCGATCAACGACACTCAGCAAGAAGCGTTCGATACGCTGGCCGAGCGCTATGGTCTCGATGAAGAACATAGCCACCTGCTCTCAGGTGTCCCGTACCGGGTGATCGAAGACTTCGCCCGGCAGAACGCGTTCGACCTGCTGGTGCTCGGCATCTGTCACCATCAAGCGCTGGACGGCTTCATCGGCGGCACGGCCGAATGCCTGATGAACCGGGCTCCTTGCAGCTTGTTGATGGTCAAGGCAATGCCTGCCACAGCCTGA